The genome window ATTTAAGAAAAACatgttattttggaaaatattaTCAACTTAAGCCCCTTTAGCactgatgataattattatgttagttcccaattatgtataaaattaaaaaggccAATGTTGTTTTTCTAAGAAATTTTACTATGGaaagattacaatatttttaattttcttcatCAGAACATGACACAATATCCTCCATTTCGGGGCCAGTCTCCAAAGACTCATAAAATGGACGGCTGGATGGTTGGAGGTACTCCAGAAATGATTGCAGGTCTCTGACTTTTGGTGCAGGGAGTTTAATAGGTCTCTGATTTAGGGGCACGAGAGGTGTTACTGGTGCAGTATCTTCTGATTGTGAACGTGTCATATTTCGGTTTCTTTTTAAACTTAGCACTTTGAATAATTCTTCACTATCATCAAATGAGTATTTGTAGTATAATACCCCTGGATCTACTTTTCTACACTGtatccattttattttagtcCAATTGACCTTTTCTTTCACTGAATTTATCTTTCGGTGTACGTATTGTGTAGTGAGCAGTTTTTGGAAGTTGTAGAATTGTGACTGTTGCATTTCTACAACATTTATTTTTGGGTTCCTATGGACTGTTCTGATTAGGTTTGCCCAGTCTTTTGGTAATTCTATTTTcattgcagttttttttttagcttTTTCTATAGAAGCATGTATAGTGTCTGCTTCCATATGTGTGTGGCCTGGTTCTAAAAACTTAAGGTTTATAATCCTTGGCGAGTTGAtagagttttctataaaatacatGATCATAATAGCAACATAAATATTTCGATTCTGTCCTGGGCAGCTGTCACTATACATGTTAATTTCATCTAGGTTATTAGGCAGGGTGTTCAGATGGTGATATAAACAAGAAGCTATTTCTTGTCCTCCTCTACCAGCAATTGTTTCATCCCATAATAAACAATATGCATCAGCTGATGATTGTGATACTCTATAAATTGTTAAGTTCAGGGTCCATAATTGTCGCTTGTAAAAACTGAACCCTGCTGTTAAATAAGGTGTTGGAAGACACTTCTGTAAGTCAAAAGACAGTGTTATAACTTTGTCATTTACTTTAGCTTTTTCATTGTCTCTTCTTTTCTCAGCATATGAAGACTCATACAGCTTTTCATGTTCATATCTTTCTGCCTCAATTTCTTGTTTCTTCTCTAAGTTAGGCTCCACTTCCAACTGTAATTTAAATTTGTCACATTTTCCACAAGTGTCAtttttcggttttttaaatgtcAAATTAAACTCTTCCACAAAAACTTTTCTGTAGTAGCTTTCTTTAACGGGGGTTTGTCCATTTTCATTACAATGTGTGACATATAAGCGATACATCAAAGCAATAGAAAGATcaccatttaaatattttttttgggtaTGAGACCTAGAATAGTGGCTTTCATAAGCTGGAAACATTTTAATATGCTCTTTTACTTCCATCTTACTGGCCTCGCTAATTCTTTTCTGTTTTTGGTGCCTTCCTCGCTGATCTACAGAAAGTATTCCTACCTCtgagttcctttttttctcaACAATTACTCTTACTTTTTtcaatgataatgataatgtatTAAGGAACATAGTTTGACATACTTCAGTTCTAGTTTCACTTTGATTAGTGAAGAAGTATTTTCGGGTCCATTGGCGTCTACTCAACCCATTGACAACCTTAGTCGacttttttggaaattcttcaATCAAGCTTGCTATATACTGTGATTGACTTTCTGCAGTTAAATCATACAACTCGGCAAATATCTTTTGTCTCAGGTATTCAGGAAACTTATCAGCACATTTTTTCTTGCAATTGCAGGAAGGCCCAAGTTGTTTAGCCAGTTTTAGGGTGCCTTTGCATGATGTATAGCTTCTGCCATGAGTCCTATTTTCCTTTCTAACATTTCTTTTCCATAATTTAggattcctttttctttttctactCAACTGATTTGGACTCTCAGGAACAGCAACAGCAGAGGTAATATTTGAGACATTATTCAAATGTGAAGACAAACTTTCAGTACTGGCAGCTGGAAGTTCTTCATTATCTGATGAAGAACTGCTAGACTCATAAGAATCGGGTATATATTCATCCGAACTGTCACAAGATAATTCTAAGTCACTTAGTAATATGCTTCGGTTTTGTAATTCTTGTAGAACacctgtaaattaaaaaaagttataaaaatcaattattaGATTGTACATCATTTGAACATCCTTCCTGTTCCATAGATGGCTAAACAGGGGAAGTGTGATTGGTGTCCAGAATATTTAGGCATACCTACAATCATTagcataaaaaaatacaaaatgaaacTTGACCAATCCCTatactaaaaaaatacaatttatagaAACTTGCCATCATTCAGCTCACTAGAATGTGGCATTATTGATTGCTCTTCGACATTACATCCTTGCTCAGACCGACAACCTGCAATTTAAAATACACATTAATTAGGTACACTCATCTAAGCAACTATAATCTAAAACCATAACAATAATAAACACCTGATCCCTAAGTTAGATAAAGTAAATTTATAATAGCTATTTTTCATTCATGAAGACTGATATGTATTTTACCAACCTTCGATACTTGAACTTGCTACTGGATCCACTTGTGGCCGATTTATTTC of Maniola hyperantus chromosome 26, iAphHyp1.2, whole genome shotgun sequence contains these proteins:
- the LOC117994100 gene encoding uncharacterized protein; its protein translation is MNQPKRLFKDNRSAKMLRLLTRVEATDEEESDDNAQFVQEHHAEDKSFTPLNTASSANDQQSYGDSLEINRPQVDPVASSSIEGCRSEQGCNVEEQSIMPHSSELNDGVLQELQNRSILLSDLELSCDSSDEYIPDSYESSSSSSDNEELPAASTESLSSHLNNVSNITSAVAVPESPNQLSRKRKRNPKLWKRNVRKENRTHGRSYTSCKGTLKLAKQLGPSCNCKKKCADKFPEYLRQKIFAELYDLTAESQSQYIASLIEEFPKKSTKVVNGLSRRQWTRKYFFTNQSETRTEVCQTMFLNTLSLSLKKVRVIVEKKRNSEVGILSVDQRGRHQKQKRISEASKMEVKEHIKMFPAYESHYSRSHTQKKYLNGDLSIALMYRLYVTHCNENGQTPVKESYYRKVFVEEFNLTFKKPKNDTCGKCDKFKLQLEVEPNLEKKQEIEAERYEHEKLYESSYAEKRRDNEKAKVNDKVITLSFDLQKCLPTPYLTAGFSFYKRQLWTLNLTIYRVSQSSADAYCLLWDETIAGRGGQEIASCLYHHLNTLPNNLDEINMYSDSCPGQNRNIYVAIMIMYFIENSINSPRIINLKFLEPGHTHMEADTIHASIEKAKKKTAMKIELPKDWANLIRTVHRNPKINVVEMQQSQFYNFQKLLTTQYVHRKINSVKEKVNWTKIKWIQCRKVDPGVLYYKYSFDDSEELFKVLSLKRNRNMTRSQSEDTAPVTPLVPLNQRPIKLPAPKVRDLQSFLEYLQPSSRPFYESLETGPEMEDIVSCSDEEN